From Acinetobacter suaedae, one genomic window encodes:
- a CDS encoding endonuclease domain-containing protein, with translation MKPYNKNLKLLSRDLRSNMTDAEQLLWSRLRRKQILGLQFYRQKPLLNYIVDFYCPAVNLVIECDGGQHYTQDGLEADRSRDRALNELELETLRFSNHQILTEIDVVVEQVYWIAKQRLDSSFYED, from the coding sequence ATGAAGCCTTACAATAAAAACTTAAAACTTCTATCACGAGATTTACGAAGCAACATGACTGATGCAGAACAATTGCTATGGTCAAGATTGCGCCGTAAACAGATTTTAGGATTACAGTTCTATCGACAGAAACCTTTATTAAATTATATTGTGGATTTTTATTGTCCAGCAGTGAATTTAGTTATTGAATGTGATGGTGGACAACACTATACCCAAGATGGGCTGGAAGCAGACAGAAGTCGAGACCGTGCTTTAAACGAGCTTGAACTTGAGACATTAAGGTTTAGTAATCATCAGATTTTGACCGAAATAGATGTGGTAGTAGAGCAGGTTTATTGGATTGCGAAACAGCGATTGGATTCCTCCTTTTATGAAGATTAG
- the tauD gene encoding taurine dioxygenase, whose protein sequence is MTLNIEIIKSSIGAIIHDVDLNTVDENTTQQIQQALLDHHVIFFRNQQLAPQAQAELARGFGSLHIHPIFPTVENVPEIIVLDSWKQDLRDNELWHTDVTFSKNPPLGCVLQAIKIPPVGGDTLWSSGVAAFAGLDQSLQQKLKGLTATHDIRQSFPIERFAHNDVERKKLEETFKRNPPVVHPVVRTHPVTGQPILFVSEGFTMRINELDEVESAELLQYLFAHATHEQFHLRWQWQEGDVAIWDNRCTQHKALFDYGDAHRIMHRATINGDAPFYQAAS, encoded by the coding sequence ATGACTTTAAATATTGAAATTATTAAATCAAGCATTGGTGCGATTATTCACGATGTTGATTTAAATACGGTTGATGAAAATACCACACAACAAATTCAACAGGCTTTGCTGGATCATCATGTAATTTTCTTCCGTAATCAACAATTGGCACCACAAGCTCAAGCTGAACTTGCTCGTGGTTTTGGTTCTTTACATATTCACCCTATTTTCCCGACAGTAGAAAATGTGCCTGAAATTATTGTACTCGACAGTTGGAAACAAGACTTACGTGACAATGAACTTTGGCATACTGATGTAACTTTCAGTAAAAATCCGCCATTAGGGTGTGTCTTGCAAGCCATCAAGATTCCACCTGTAGGTGGTGATACGCTGTGGTCGAGTGGAGTAGCTGCGTTTGCTGGGTTGGATCAAAGCTTGCAACAAAAGTTAAAAGGTTTAACGGCAACGCATGATATTCGTCAGTCGTTCCCAATTGAACGTTTTGCGCACAATGATGTGGAGCGTAAAAAACTGGAAGAAACCTTTAAACGTAATCCGCCTGTCGTGCATCCTGTAGTCAGAACGCATCCTGTCACGGGTCAGCCAATTTTGTTTGTGAGTGAAGGGTTTACCATGCGTATTAATGAGTTGGATGAAGTAGAAAGTGCTGAGTTGTTGCAATATTTATTCGCCCACGCGACTCATGAGCAGTTTCATTTGCGTTGGCAGTGGCAAGAGGGTGATGTGGCGATTTGGGATAATCGTTGCACACAGCATAAGGCTTTATTTGATTATGGTGATGCGCATCGGATTATGCACCGTGCCACGATTAACGGTGATGCGCCGTTTTATCAGGCGGCAAGCTGA
- a CDS encoding alanine racemase: MLDHYFKQLNLDLKKQGIATPQLIVDEAALKQNIQHVQIRLAHAQHLKARLVVKSLASLDLLKLLSAQINTQRFMVFHQPHIISILENFADADILLGKPMPAQVVHQFFEQYMEWSTAKIQWLIDTKVRLQQYLEIAKKYSICLDINIEIDVGLHRGGVQTTQQFTEILALIQQYPQYLKLSGLMGYDAHVTKVPAIIKKPELAYQSSQQTYANYQKLIQKQFPTLWHDELCFNGGGSPTFSFHTTESVCNDLSFGSMLLKPSDFDHDFLQALQPALWIAAPVLKVLPFTQLPSMAVLDKLPHKCKALFIYGGYWMANYVYPDQAHTHVLYGRSSNQELINVPKNCDTQVDDFVFLRPTQSEAIIPQFSNLMLYKKNRFESWQTFRE; encoded by the coding sequence ATGTTGGATCATTATTTTAAACAACTTAATTTAGACCTAAAGAAACAGGGGATTGCGACCCCGCAACTGATCGTTGATGAAGCTGCCTTAAAACAAAATATCCAGCATGTTCAGATTCGCCTTGCGCATGCCCAGCATTTAAAAGCACGCTTAGTGGTGAAATCTCTAGCGAGTTTAGATTTGCTCAAATTGTTATCTGCACAGATCAACACCCAGCGTTTTATGGTGTTCCATCAGCCACATATCATTTCGATTTTAGAGAATTTTGCTGACGCGGATATTTTGTTAGGTAAACCAATGCCAGCCCAAGTCGTCCATCAATTTTTTGAACAATATATGGAGTGGTCAACAGCGAAAATTCAGTGGCTGATTGATACCAAAGTACGTCTACAGCAATATCTTGAAATCGCCAAAAAATATTCTATTTGTTTAGATATAAATATTGAAATTGATGTTGGTTTACACCGAGGCGGAGTACAGACCACACAGCAATTCACAGAAATTTTGGCGTTGATTCAGCAATATCCGCAATATTTAAAACTGTCTGGCTTGATGGGCTATGATGCACATGTCACCAAAGTCCCTGCAATTATTAAGAAACCTGAGTTGGCTTATCAAAGTTCACAACAGACTTATGCGAATTATCAAAAGCTTATTCAAAAACAGTTTCCAACACTGTGGCATGATGAGCTTTGCTTTAATGGTGGTGGCAGCCCAACTTTTAGCTTTCATACCACAGAAAGTGTTTGTAATGACTTGTCCTTTGGTTCAATGCTTTTAAAACCAAGTGACTTTGATCATGACTTTCTACAAGCGTTACAACCTGCTTTATGGATTGCGGCACCTGTATTAAAAGTTTTGCCTTTTACCCAGCTTCCATCTATGGCTGTGTTGGATAAATTACCGCATAAATGCAAGGCTCTATTTATTTATGGGGGGTATTGGATGGCAAATTATGTTTACCCTGATCAAGCACATACTCATGTTTTGTATGGACGAAGTAGCAATCAGGAGTTGATCAATGTACCCAAGAATTGTGATACGCAAGTGGATGATTTTGTGTTTTTGAGACCGACCCAAAGTGAGGCAATCATTCCTCAATTTTCAAACTTAATGCTATATAAGAAAAATAGGTTTGAGTCATGGCAAACTTTTCGAGAATAA
- the tauC gene encoding taurine ABC transporter permease TauC: MTGQAKNTAYELSKTTEFAQIEPKQLASKRNVGGDFFVRHRSLVLSLSSVLSVLVIWYLITALKIVPSLFLPSPQAVWQKFLEVIQQGFMKATLWQHLAASISRVLLALVAAIAIGVPLGLWMGLNKWVRAVLDPLVELLRPIPPLAYLPLLVIWFGIGETTKVLLIFFSILAPVIISSTHGVISHQLNRERAALSLGASQSQVFWHVILPTALPHILTGIRIGLGVGWSTLVASELVAADRGIGFMVQSAAQFLITDTVVLGIIVIAIVAVSFELFLRWLQKQLSPWYGQQL, from the coding sequence ATGACAGGTCAAGCAAAAAATACAGCCTATGAGCTAAGTAAAACGACCGAGTTTGCACAAATTGAGCCGAAACAATTAGCTTCAAAACGAAATGTTGGAGGTGATTTTTTCGTTCGTCATCGTAGTTTGGTACTCAGTCTTTCAAGTGTACTTAGTGTATTGGTGATCTGGTATTTAATCACGGCATTAAAAATTGTCCCGAGCCTGTTTTTACCAAGTCCACAAGCAGTATGGCAGAAGTTTCTCGAAGTCATTCAACAAGGCTTTATGAAAGCGACTTTATGGCAACATTTAGCCGCGAGTATTTCTCGTGTCTTATTGGCTTTAGTTGCTGCAATTGCGATTGGTGTGCCTTTAGGTTTGTGGATGGGCTTGAACAAATGGGTGCGCGCCGTGCTTGATCCTTTGGTTGAGTTATTGCGTCCGATCCCACCTTTGGCTTATTTGCCATTATTGGTGATCTGGTTCGGGATTGGTGAAACCACCAAAGTACTTTTGATTTTCTTTTCGATACTTGCACCAGTCATTATCAGTAGCACTCATGGCGTAATCAGTCATCAGCTCAATCGTGAGCGTGCTGCCTTATCTTTAGGTGCAAGCCAATCGCAAGTGTTTTGGCATGTGATTCTGCCGACAGCCTTACCACATATCTTAACGGGTATTCGTATTGGTTTGGGTGTGGGCTGGTCGACCCTAGTGGCTTCGGAATTGGTGGCAGCAGATCGTGGTATTGGTTTTATGGTGCAGTCAGCAGCTCAATTCTTGATTACCGATACTGTGGTTCTCGGCATTATTGTGATTGCGATTGTCGCAGTGAGTTTTGAATTGTTTTTACGTTGGCTACAGAAGCAACTCTCTCCTTGGTATGGTCAACAGTTATAA
- a CDS encoding AraC family transcriptional regulator, which produces MRYPKGSNKRYLGGQNGQMPTAITHSIGLQRFVPPTILASLIHYAEQKKWNYKQWFEASGLDFIQIQQTNHLIHFDQLCNVVRQAISTYQQPCLGLKLGSSEGLISMGILGFAMQSCKTVAEALEIALRYHRISGSVLNLAFRIQGEICELEVTTPNPESDLKAFFFDELFSSTIACLNAMLGDHDDVMSLELSYLPTDNQQEYRNIFGCSVQFNSDKNIMRFKTSMLQRRLKNYSPANYATAIQICEQASIQIDLFNQSNFVDLLDHLIEQHLPERFEMQQAAQQLHISERHLRRQLLLEGWSFQKIRQTVLERKAKQLLEQNLSMSEISLQLGFSELREFRRAFKRWTGQAPSVYKQTYEISH; this is translated from the coding sequence ATGCGATACCCAAAAGGGTCAAATAAACGATACCTTGGGGGGCAAAACGGACAGATGCCTACAGCAATAACGCATTCGATCGGCTTACAAAGGTTTGTACCTCCGACTATTCTAGCCAGCCTAATCCATTATGCTGAACAGAAAAAATGGAACTATAAACAATGGTTTGAAGCTTCAGGATTGGATTTCATACAAATTCAGCAAACAAATCATTTGATTCACTTTGACCAACTGTGCAATGTCGTGCGTCAAGCGATCTCAACCTATCAACAACCCTGTCTTGGTTTAAAGCTAGGAAGCAGTGAAGGTCTGATTTCAATGGGAATTTTGGGTTTTGCCATGCAATCCTGTAAGACTGTCGCAGAGGCTTTGGAGATTGCGCTTCGCTATCATCGTATTTCAGGAAGCGTATTGAATTTAGCATTTAGGATTCAAGGTGAAATCTGTGAACTCGAAGTGACAACACCCAACCCAGAGTCCGATCTCAAAGCCTTTTTCTTTGATGAGTTATTTAGTAGTACCATCGCCTGCTTAAACGCAATGTTAGGCGATCATGATGATGTGATGAGCCTCGAACTTAGCTATTTACCAACTGACAACCAACAAGAATATCGCAATATCTTTGGCTGCTCGGTTCAATTTAATAGCGATAAAAACATCATGCGTTTTAAAACAAGTATGTTGCAGCGACGCTTAAAAAACTACAGTCCAGCCAACTATGCAACTGCAATACAAATCTGTGAACAGGCATCAATACAAATTGATCTATTTAATCAAAGTAACTTTGTCGATTTACTGGATCATTTGATTGAACAACATTTACCTGAGCGTTTTGAGATGCAACAAGCCGCACAGCAATTACACATCAGCGAACGCCACTTAAGACGGCAATTATTATTAGAAGGCTGGAGTTTTCAGAAAATTCGGCAAACTGTATTAGAGCGTAAAGCAAAACAACTACTTGAACAGAACCTATCCATGAGTGAGATCAGCCTACAACTTGGTTTTAGTGAATTACGAGAATTCCGACGCGCCTTTAAACGCTGGACTGGACAAGCACCTTCGGTTTATAAACAGACCTATGAAATCAGCCACTAA
- a CDS encoding universal stress protein encodes MSYQNILVPVDDSPISYAAVEHARSLAKLSGAKVTVLSVVAVDPFVGVDFYQVAPAITDHFMQAEAHAKNQLQEIAQSFVENGVDVTTKIHHGIATDGILFVADEIGADLIVMGSRGRTGVKRLLLGSVARTVLTESHIPVLIVKQ; translated from the coding sequence ATGTCTTACCAAAATATTCTAGTTCCTGTCGATGATTCTCCAATTTCTTATGCGGCTGTTGAGCACGCACGTTCCTTAGCCAAATTATCTGGAGCAAAAGTGACTGTACTGAGTGTGGTTGCTGTCGATCCTTTTGTCGGTGTTGATTTTTATCAAGTTGCACCTGCGATTACAGATCATTTTATGCAAGCAGAAGCACATGCCAAAAATCAGCTACAAGAAATTGCTCAATCTTTTGTTGAAAATGGTGTCGATGTCACAACCAAAATTCATCATGGTATTGCAACAGACGGTATCCTTTTCGTTGCGGATGAAATCGGTGCAGATTTGATCGTTATGGGTTCAAGAGGACGCACAGGGGTAAAACGTTTATTGCTTGGTAGTGTTGCGCGTACAGTTCTGACCGAATCACATATTCCTGTTCTTATCGTCAAGCAATAA
- a CDS encoding neutral/alkaline non-lysosomal ceramidase N-terminal domain-containing protein, whose product MYQVGWNKQEIKIVPKGYAMFGYGQWSHRAYTKRTALYARSFSIVDQHHNRLIICCLDLGCITHAMRSKAVARLRGMLGSEFNENQLVLMATHTHSGPGGCAHEALYNMPTPGFVHEHLIAILNAIVLSIQTAIENEQQTDIFLTTQAFTDDTPVAWNRSIQAYNRNPEVRSHTEAETHLALNREMQLIGFYREHKLQSFISLFGVHATCLGNKLNAYDGDNKGYAAAFSEQALVQQGIQNPVAIFAQATAGDVSPHFHGKDQLKIRNQLKGEAEYQYAQQNGRYQSELALMALQQTAPKNMQKVAGEIDAVLSYVDLSNIEIPPEFSNGQLDAKTSQPCHGTSFFAGTPVDGLGAPKPIIKGMQFLADQFRKQKMKHSRADDFTEYHRLYASQGPKQILLEAGTKKILGQPIGFPPSILDPLIAEMNRQVRAGAIKQSPLVPSIVPLQIIRLGTLALVCCPGEFTTIAGQRVIETVRQNLLEASSFDRVWLASYCNDYMGYVTTYEEYQQQAYEGGHTLFGQWTLAACQSKFKDLSQQLILDKNKRNYDQITRPAPIPEHELAKRSNHGNLKTAVSQGELV is encoded by the coding sequence ATGTATCAGGTTGGTTGGAACAAGCAGGAAATCAAAATTGTGCCTAAAGGCTATGCTATGTTCGGTTATGGGCAATGGTCACATCGAGCCTATACAAAAAGAACAGCGTTATATGCACGTAGCTTTAGCATTGTCGATCAACACCACAATCGATTGATTATTTGTTGCCTAGATTTAGGCTGTATTACACATGCGATGCGTAGCAAAGCTGTTGCTCGTTTAAGAGGGATGTTAGGTTCAGAATTTAACGAGAATCAGTTGGTGTTAATGGCAACGCACACGCACTCAGGACCTGGGGGCTGCGCGCATGAAGCTTTATACAATATGCCAACACCTGGTTTTGTACATGAGCATCTCATAGCGATTTTAAACGCAATTGTTTTAAGCATTCAGACAGCAATTGAAAATGAACAACAAACGGATATTTTTCTTACAACGCAAGCTTTTACGGATGACACGCCAGTAGCATGGAATCGTTCGATTCAAGCCTATAATCGAAATCCTGAGGTGAGATCACACACCGAAGCTGAAACCCATTTAGCATTAAACCGTGAAATGCAACTCATCGGATTTTATCGAGAACACAAATTACAGTCTTTTATTTCATTGTTTGGTGTACATGCCACTTGCCTTGGTAATAAATTAAATGCGTATGATGGTGATAACAAAGGTTATGCTGCTGCATTTTCAGAACAAGCTTTAGTTCAACAAGGCATTCAAAATCCAGTGGCGATTTTTGCACAAGCAACGGCAGGCGATGTATCACCACATTTTCACGGTAAAGATCAACTCAAGATCCGAAATCAGCTTAAAGGAGAAGCTGAATATCAATATGCACAACAAAACGGACGTTATCAAAGTGAGTTAGCTTTGATGGCATTGCAACAAACAGCCCCAAAAAATATGCAAAAAGTCGCAGGGGAGATTGATGCAGTACTGTCTTATGTTGATCTCAGCAATATTGAGATTCCACCTGAGTTTTCAAATGGACAACTTGATGCAAAAACCAGTCAGCCTTGTCATGGGACTTCATTTTTTGCAGGTACACCTGTCGATGGATTAGGTGCGCCCAAACCGATAATCAAAGGCATGCAGTTTTTAGCAGATCAATTTAGAAAACAAAAAATGAAACATTCAAGGGCTGATGATTTTACTGAATATCATCGGCTTTATGCTTCACAAGGACCCAAACAAATTTTACTAGAAGCTGGAACTAAAAAGATTTTGGGTCAACCAATTGGCTTCCCACCGAGTATTCTTGATCCATTGATTGCGGAGATGAATCGACAAGTGAGGGCGGGTGCGATCAAGCAAAGCCCACTGGTTCCGAGTATTGTACCTTTACAAATTATTCGTTTAGGAACTTTAGCACTTGTTTGTTGTCCTGGAGAATTTACAACGATTGCAGGGCAGCGTGTTATTGAAACAGTGAGACAAAACCTGCTCGAAGCATCATCATTTGATCGAGTATGGTTGGCCTCTTATTGTAATGATTACATGGGCTATGTAACCACTTATGAAGAATACCAGCAGCAAGCTTATGAAGGTGGTCATACATTATTTGGACAATGGACTTTGGCTGCATGTCAGAGTAAATTCAAAGACTTATCTCAACAATTAATATTGGATAAAAATAAACGTAATTACGATCAAATTACAAGACCAGCACCAATTCCAGAACATGAATTGGCGAAACGCAGTAATCATGGCAATTTGAAAACGGCAGTAAGTCAGGGAGAGCTTGTGTGA
- a CDS encoding DUF2505 domain-containing protein: protein MAHQFTVNETIHGVSIEDFSRLVADTALHEAVCKRIPGENLEIIESAINGDVYTLRREYNLDVNIPDVAKKLLKNAFRLKRSDITHLKNLTSTVELGANLPLEAKAERKVTGNSDKVEITLTWNVKVKVPLIGGMLEKHAEGEIRKFSQLEIEIVEDELKKQL from the coding sequence ATGGCACATCAATTTACGGTTAATGAAACAATTCATGGTGTTTCAATCGAAGACTTTTCAAGATTAGTCGCGGATACAGCATTGCATGAAGCAGTGTGTAAACGTATTCCAGGTGAAAACTTAGAAATTATTGAATCTGCAATTAATGGGGATGTTTATACGCTACGCCGTGAATATAACCTTGATGTAAATATTCCTGATGTTGCTAAAAAATTATTAAAAAATGCATTTCGTTTAAAACGTTCTGACATTACTCATTTGAAAAATTTAACTTCAACGGTTGAGTTAGGCGCAAACTTACCATTAGAAGCAAAAGCGGAACGTAAAGTAACTGGAAATAGTGACAAAGTAGAAATTACTTTAACTTGGAATGTAAAAGTAAAAGTACCTTTGATTGGTGGAATGCTTGAAAAGCATGCTGAAGGTGAAATTCGTAAGTTTAGCCAGCTTGAAATTGAAATTGTTGAGGATGAATTAAAGAAACAACTTTAA
- a CDS encoding taurine ABC transporter ATP-binding protein: MSVLAAEHLHLTFPNQTVPVLQDINLRIEEGTLTVILGESGCGKTTLLNILAGFQKPSSGQIKLDDEVLTAPDARRAVVFQDHALLPWLNVSENIGFALQLKALKEQHIHQQVESILKIVGLSHVAQANIWELSGGMKQRVGIARALISHAAFILLDEPFAALDAFTRETMQQLVLDLWIEQNKSFFLITHDIEEALLLSNQLVLMTARPGKIVETLKLDFAERYKQGESIRTIKSDPKFIQLREQLFERLRVQKQAGHEVAV; this comes from the coding sequence ATGAGCGTATTAGCTGCTGAGCATCTTCATTTAACTTTTCCAAACCAGACCGTGCCTGTATTGCAAGATATTAATCTCCGAATTGAAGAGGGCACTTTGACGGTAATTTTGGGTGAGTCGGGTTGTGGAAAAACTACATTGCTCAATATTTTGGCTGGTTTTCAAAAACCAAGTTCAGGACAGATCAAACTCGATGACGAAGTGCTAACGGCACCTGATGCTCGCCGTGCAGTGGTGTTCCAAGATCATGCGCTATTACCTTGGTTAAATGTCTCTGAAAATATCGGTTTTGCTTTACAGCTTAAAGCTTTAAAAGAACAGCATATTCATCAGCAAGTAGAATCCATCCTGAAAATAGTGGGTTTAAGTCATGTGGCTCAAGCTAATATTTGGGAACTGTCAGGTGGTATGAAACAACGTGTCGGTATTGCACGTGCTTTGATTAGTCATGCAGCCTTTATTTTATTAGATGAACCTTTCGCTGCGCTTGATGCATTTACTCGTGAAACCATGCAGCAGTTGGTATTGGATTTATGGATTGAACAAAATAAATCTTTTTTCCTCATTACCCATGACATTGAAGAAGCGTTATTGCTCAGCAATCAACTGGTATTGATGACAGCTCGCCCAGGAAAGATCGTTGAAACTTTAAAACTAGATTTTGCAGAGCGCTATAAGCAGGGTGAATCGATTCGTACGATTAAATCCGATCCAAAATTCATTCAATTACGTGAGCAATTGTTTGAACGTTTGCGTGTGCAGAAACAGGCAGGACATGAGGTGGCTGTATGA
- the def gene encoding peptide deformylase: MSVVLPVAQRGEAILELKAAFVADGEFNSEWLLQLASAMHATMLERNGVGIAAPQVYISKRVIIVASRPNPRYPDAPEMDAVVMVNPEILEFSQATCSGEEGCLSVPDERGQVQRAQSVKVRYHTLQGEVIETTFDGFPARIVQHEVDHLDGVLFVERLSA; this comes from the coding sequence ATGAGTGTGGTTTTGCCTGTAGCGCAACGTGGTGAAGCAATATTAGAACTTAAGGCAGCATTTGTTGCAGATGGGGAGTTTAATAGTGAGTGGCTATTGCAATTGGCTTCTGCGATGCATGCGACTATGCTTGAACGGAATGGCGTGGGAATCGCAGCACCACAGGTTTATATTTCTAAACGTGTGATTATTGTCGCATCTCGTCCAAATCCTCGTTATCCAGATGCACCTGAAATGGATGCAGTGGTAATGGTTAATCCTGAGATTTTGGAGTTTTCTCAAGCTACTTGTTCGGGGGAAGAGGGATGTTTAAGTGTTCCTGATGAGCGTGGGCAAGTGCAACGAGCACAGAGTGTCAAAGTGCGTTATCACACTTTACAAGGCGAGGTGATTGAAACAACATTTGATGGTTTTCCTGCACGTATTGTGCAACATGAAGTTGATCATTTAGATGGTGTGTTGTTTGTGGAACGGCTGAGTGCTTAG
- a CDS encoding D-arabinono-1,4-lactone oxidase translates to MNHPVQCAWSNWSGLQKSMPQQILQPANIQELQSIVSEHQKIRVVGAGHSFTPLVCTDATLLSLDHIAGIASTDTNRCQSSIYAGTRLYDLDQHLQQQSINQALMNQGDIDQQSLAGAVSTGTHGTGADLHCISAYVEAFELLTASGEILKCSRTEHPKIFAAGRVSLGSLGILTQITIQNRPRYKLKEHIELCRVEDMMQNIQQWKLQHRHIECFVFSYGKQLMLKTLNETDEEILARKENFPSDDTLLTLCSELTKTFPSLNPYLQKLLGIFVKPTTYVDWSSKIFPTPRNTKFNEMEYQIPVDRGIECLNEVLHALRMHKVATFFPLEFRFVKGDDIWLSPFYQQDSISISVHQYHKQDPQLIFDVVEPILQKYQGRPHWGKMHSMSCMQLRDLYPKWDDFMALRQQLDPEAKFLNPYLEKLFLG, encoded by the coding sequence GTGAATCATCCTGTTCAATGCGCTTGGTCAAATTGGTCTGGTTTGCAAAAATCAATGCCACAGCAGATTCTCCAACCCGCGAATATTCAAGAATTACAGTCCATTGTCTCTGAACATCAAAAAATACGGGTGGTCGGTGCGGGGCATTCATTTACGCCTTTGGTCTGTACGGATGCAACTTTATTGTCTTTGGATCACATTGCAGGAATTGCATCCACTGATACCAATCGATGTCAGAGCAGCATTTATGCAGGCACACGTTTATATGATTTAGATCAACACTTACAGCAGCAATCGATCAATCAGGCCTTGATGAATCAGGGCGATATCGATCAGCAAAGTCTAGCGGGTGCTGTCTCTACAGGAACACATGGCACAGGCGCAGATTTGCATTGTATTTCTGCTTATGTTGAAGCTTTTGAGTTGTTAACGGCTTCAGGTGAAATCCTGAAATGCAGTCGCACAGAGCATCCTAAAATCTTTGCCGCAGGACGGGTTTCTTTAGGCAGCTTGGGAATTTTGACTCAGATCACCATACAGAATCGTCCACGTTATAAACTCAAAGAACATATCGAGCTATGCCGTGTCGAAGATATGATGCAAAACATTCAGCAATGGAAGCTTCAACATCGACATATTGAGTGTTTTGTCTTTTCTTATGGCAAACAGTTAATGCTAAAAACCTTGAATGAAACGGATGAAGAGATTTTAGCTCGTAAAGAGAACTTCCCCTCAGATGATACTTTACTGACCTTATGTTCAGAACTGACCAAAACCTTTCCTTCACTGAACCCTTATTTACAAAAGCTATTAGGCATCTTTGTTAAACCGACGACTTATGTGGATTGGTCGAGCAAAATATTTCCAACGCCACGCAATACCAAGTTCAATGAAATGGAATATCAGATTCCTGTTGATCGAGGAATTGAGTGTTTAAATGAAGTATTACATGCTTTACGTATGCATAAAGTAGCAACCTTTTTTCCGCTCGAGTTTCGCTTTGTGAAGGGAGATGATATTTGGCTCAGTCCGTTTTATCAGCAAGACTCTATTTCGATCTCGGTGCATCAATATCATAAACAAGATCCACAATTGATTTTTGATGTGGTTGAACCAATCTTACAGAAATATCAGGGGCGTCCGCACTGGGGGAAAATGCACAGTATGAGCTGCATGCAGCTTCGTGATTTATATCCAAAGTGGGATGATTTTATGGCTTTGCGTCAGCAGCTTGATCCAGAGGCCAAATTTTTAAATCCCTATCTGGAAAAGTTATTTTTAGGTTAG